A DNA window from Pirellulales bacterium contains the following coding sequences:
- a CDS encoding NADH-quinone oxidoreductase subunit M, protein MPNLLIITIFLPLFGAIVAWILAARGKQAVRQSALVTSALTLAMAIGLLVQYWIESRFEGSFAVREFDWFGTTANIRLSFGLDGLSVWLFGLSALLSFTAVLVSWDVIDDRPAGFYALLLLLECGMLGVFCARDIILFYVFFEFTLIPLYFLIGIWGHEERRYAANKFFLFTFAGSVLSLLGLIGIVLWVYHHPLDPAGGKILTFSIPNLHEALGASPIPMDAEHGYLQLLIFLALVMGFAIKVPLVPVHTWLPLAHVQAPTGGSIDLAGILLKLGTYGILRFCLPMLPDATAMCMPIMLWLSLAGLIYGALVSLVQKDMKKLIAYSSVSHMGYVILGFFALNRLSLEGGILQMVNHGLSSAGLFAIVGMIYERYHTRQISELGGLAKRTPILATFAVLFTMSSIGLPGLNGFVGEFMILLGMFQRAWSDAPGPLAPQLLVIAVLTVTGIVLGAWYMLWMVQRVFFGPLKESHSSRVSGQRVRDLTLCEFAALAPLAVLIVWVGLYPRFFLLPISPAVTRILERTDQPLENYYAYRTAGRGSRPEARCAESDDRRLAAENIRDFAPGASPSDTRNSAIP, encoded by the coding sequence GTGCCAAATCTGCTAATCATTACGATCTTCCTTCCCCTCTTCGGCGCCATTGTCGCGTGGATACTGGCCGCGCGCGGCAAGCAGGCCGTGCGGCAAAGCGCGCTGGTTACGTCGGCGCTGACTCTGGCGATGGCGATCGGGCTATTGGTGCAATACTGGATTGAATCTCGGTTTGAAGGGTCGTTTGCCGTCCGCGAGTTCGATTGGTTTGGGACGACCGCAAATATTCGCTTGTCGTTCGGGCTCGACGGCCTGAGCGTTTGGCTATTTGGCCTTTCGGCGCTGCTGTCGTTTACTGCGGTGCTCGTAAGTTGGGACGTCATCGACGATCGCCCCGCCGGATTCTATGCGCTGCTGCTGCTGCTCGAATGCGGCATGCTTGGTGTGTTTTGTGCGCGCGACATCATTCTGTTTTATGTCTTTTTTGAATTCACGCTGATTCCGCTCTATTTCCTCATCGGTATCTGGGGTCATGAAGAGCGGCGCTATGCGGCGAACAAGTTTTTTTTGTTTACGTTCGCCGGCAGCGTGCTATCGCTGTTGGGACTCATCGGAATTGTGCTGTGGGTCTATCACCATCCACTCGACCCCGCCGGCGGCAAGATCCTGACCTTTTCGATTCCCAATTTACATGAAGCGCTCGGCGCCAGTCCAATTCCGATGGATGCGGAACATGGCTACCTTCAACTGTTGATTTTTTTAGCGCTGGTCATGGGCTTTGCCATCAAAGTGCCGCTCGTGCCGGTACATACCTGGCTGCCGCTGGCGCACGTTCAAGCGCCGACGGGCGGCAGCATCGATCTGGCGGGCATTCTGCTCAAACTTGGCACCTACGGCATCCTTCGGTTCTGCCTGCCGATGCTCCCCGATGCCACGGCGATGTGCATGCCAATCATGCTATGGTTGTCGCTCGCGGGCCTCATCTATGGCGCGCTGGTTTCGCTCGTGCAAAAAGACATGAAAAAACTGATTGCCTATAGCAGCGTCAGCCATATGGGCTATGTCATTCTCGGCTTCTTCGCCCTGAATCGCCTGAGCCTTGAAGGGGGCATTTTGCAAATGGTCAACCACGGCCTTTCGAGCGCCGGCCTGTTTGCCATCGTGGGCATGATTTACGAGCGCTACCACACACGGCAGATCAGCGAACTGGGCGGCCTAGCCAAACGCACGCCGATTCTTGCCACGTTCGCCGTGCTGTTCACTATGTCGAGCATCGGACTGCCCGGCTTGAACGGCTTCGTCGGCGAATTCATGATCCTGTTGGGGATGTTTCAGCGAGCTTGGAGCGATGCCCCCGGACCACTCGCACCGCAACTGCTGGTGATCGCGGTGCTGACGGTCACCGGCATCGTGCTCGGTGCGTGGTACATGCTGTGGATGGTGCAGCGAGTGTTCTTCGGCCCATTGAAAGAATCGCATTCGTCGCGGGTTAGTGGACAGCGCGTCCGCGACCTGACGCTGTGCGAATTCGCGGCGCTGGCCCCGCTCGCTGTATTGATCGTTTGGGTTGGCCTCTACCCTAGATTCTTCCTGCTGCCAATTAGTCCTGCTGTCACACGAATCCTGGAGCGAACCGATCAGCCGCTGGAGAACTACTACGCGTATCGCACTGCTGGTCGAGGTTCAAGACCCGAAGCGCGGTGCGCGGAATCCGACGACCGGCGACTCGCCGCAGAAAATATTCGAGACTTCGCTCCAGGCGCTTCACCTTCAGACACTCGGAATTCCGCTATCCCATGA
- a CDS encoding NADH-quinone oxidoreductase subunit N gives MTDSHTISLLLPEIIVIASATLLYIAGAFVPLRSAANWLAALAIGAAALALCSQGDRLGMYAEVAPAATSSGPLAVDLFGYTARWGILGVGLLLVMLTTRSHDFEQSAEEAASILMMLAGLMLASAASELILLFAGLELVSIPTYIVLYIDRHNARGQEAASKYFFLSILSSAILLYGFSCLYGVGGSTRLAEIAAALNGPIANGNAGGQFSAWLVPLAMLMIFAGLAFRLAAVPFHFYAPDVYQGTSNANAALLSTVPKIAGLVVLSRIAITGFPGWESLAWKACLVLSVLTMTVGNILALWQTNLRRLLAYSSIAHAGYLLIGVSVALAMRSPEFHTAGNAAADAFNGLGAAVFYLLVYMAATVGAFASLVYLSSGTDNDGTPKQIDTLDDIAGLNRSQPVISLLLAAFMFSLAGIPPLAGFWGKFALLFGALTIEEAPQTGGISLRGWFVALAVIAVLNAAIAATYYLRVIGALYFRSATTSAAVGQRKLGPAFCILVCAILVFGIGLFPKSVVQSTNRAGRSMSQANAQPLAELHRP, from the coding sequence ATGACCGATTCGCATACCATTTCGCTGTTGCTGCCGGAGATCATTGTGATCGCTTCGGCAACGCTGCTGTATATCGCCGGCGCATTCGTGCCGCTGCGCAGCGCCGCGAACTGGCTCGCAGCACTAGCGATCGGCGCTGCGGCGCTGGCCCTGTGCTCGCAAGGCGACCGACTGGGAATGTATGCCGAGGTCGCCCCTGCGGCGACGTCGAGCGGGCCCTTGGCGGTCGATCTGTTTGGCTACACGGCCCGCTGGGGAATTCTAGGCGTCGGATTGCTCCTCGTGATGCTCACGACTCGCTCGCACGACTTCGAGCAATCGGCCGAAGAAGCCGCGTCGATCTTAATGATGCTTGCTGGGTTGATGCTGGCCTCCGCGGCGAGCGAACTGATCTTGCTCTTCGCCGGCTTGGAACTCGTTTCCATTCCCACCTATATCGTGCTCTACATCGACCGTCACAATGCTCGCGGCCAGGAAGCGGCGTCAAAATACTTCTTTCTCAGCATCTTGTCGTCGGCAATCCTGCTGTACGGCTTCAGTTGCTTGTATGGCGTTGGCGGATCGACTCGGTTGGCGGAGATTGCTGCCGCCCTTAATGGCCCCATAGCCAACGGCAACGCAGGCGGCCAATTCAGCGCATGGCTCGTGCCCCTGGCGATGCTCATGATCTTCGCTGGTCTAGCGTTTCGCCTGGCCGCCGTGCCGTTTCACTTTTACGCACCCGATGTTTACCAAGGCACAAGCAATGCAAATGCCGCGCTGCTTTCGACGGTTCCCAAGATTGCCGGTCTGGTGGTCCTCTCGCGGATCGCGATAACCGGCTTCCCCGGCTGGGAATCGCTCGCCTGGAAGGCCTGCCTCGTGCTGTCGGTGTTGACGATGACCGTCGGAAACATCCTGGCGCTTTGGCAGACGAATCTTCGCCGTTTGCTTGCCTATTCATCGATCGCGCATGCCGGCTATTTATTGATCGGGGTTAGCGTCGCTCTGGCGATGCGTTCGCCCGAATTCCATACTGCGGGCAACGCGGCGGCCGACGCATTTAACGGGTTGGGGGCCGCGGTGTTTTACTTGCTCGTGTACATGGCTGCCACGGTCGGCGCGTTCGCCTCGCTGGTCTATCTCAGTAGCGGAACTGACAACGACGGCACACCCAAGCAAATCGATACGCTCGATGACATCGCGGGGCTGAACCGATCGCAACCGGTGATCTCACTGCTGCTGGCGGCCTTTATGTTCAGCCTCGCCGGCATTCCGCCGCTGGCCGGATTTTGGGGCAAGTTTGCGCTGCTGTTTGGTGCGCTGACGATCGAAGAAGCGCCGCAAACCGGTGGCATATCACTCCGTGGCTGGTTTGTCGCTCTGGCCGTCATTGCAGTGCTGAATGCGGCGATCGCCGCAACCTATTACCTGCGAGTGATCGGCGCTCTCTATTTCCGCTCGGCGACTACAAGCGCAGCCGTCGGCCAGCGCAAGCTCGGCCCTGCATTTTGCATTTTAGTCTGTGCGATCCTCGTTTTCGGTATTGGCTTATTCCCAAAATCGGTTGTTCAAAGCACCAACCGTGCCGGCCGTTCGATGTCGCAAGCCAATGCACAGCCGCTGGCGGAACTTCATCGGCCATAG
- a CDS encoding amidase produces the protein MSNDSGMTVAQSGAFVEAFVIEPTASGPLDGLTFAVKDLIDVAGRKTGCGNPTWRDTHPPARSHAVVVEQLLASGARCVGKTITDELAFSLIGENYFYGAPLNPRAPARVTGGSSSGSASAVACGMADFALGTDTGGSVRVPASNCGIWGMRPSHGVVSMAGVMPFAPGFDTVGVLARSAEVLSRAMHVLLGANQLQPSPPKRILVIKEALAQADENCRAALLPVVESICGTFGVPAHEASLAEYCGDNDANDLEQWRDIFCTVQWAEIESCLGGWIAEVKPQFGPVTANNFNLTEKLDRRRVASAICRREALARELQNSVGPSDLLCIPTAPTPAPLKDSGAHHRTGDYYHRALALTSIAGIARLPQVSMPLAEVDGAPYGISLVAGIGEDRLLLAAASAVAASSIAQ, from the coding sequence ATGTCCAACGACTCTGGAATGACCGTCGCTCAAAGCGGCGCATTTGTCGAAGCGTTTGTCATCGAGCCGACGGCCAGCGGCCCGCTCGACGGCCTGACCTTCGCCGTCAAAGATCTGATCGACGTCGCAGGTCGCAAGACCGGGTGTGGGAATCCGACGTGGCGAGATACCCATCCGCCGGCGCGATCGCACGCCGTTGTGGTCGAGCAGCTTCTTGCTAGCGGAGCACGCTGCGTCGGCAAGACAATCACCGACGAGTTGGCGTTCAGCCTGATCGGCGAGAACTATTTTTATGGCGCGCCGCTGAATCCGCGGGCACCGGCTCGCGTTACCGGCGGGTCATCGAGCGGCTCGGCCTCGGCGGTCGCCTGCGGCATGGCGGATTTTGCCTTGGGCACCGACACCGGCGGATCGGTCCGCGTGCCTGCGAGCAATTGCGGCATCTGGGGGATGCGACCTTCGCACGGCGTCGTTTCGATGGCTGGGGTGATGCCCTTCGCGCCAGGGTTCGACACGGTTGGAGTGCTTGCCCGCAGCGCAGAGGTTCTATCGCGCGCGATGCATGTGCTGCTGGGAGCAAATCAGCTTCAACCGTCGCCGCCAAAAAGAATCCTGGTTATCAAAGAAGCGTTGGCGCAGGCCGACGAAAACTGCCGCGCGGCACTATTGCCGGTAGTCGAATCGATTTGCGGCACTTTCGGCGTACCGGCGCACGAAGCATCACTTGCCGAGTACTGCGGCGATAATGACGCGAACGATCTGGAACAGTGGCGCGACATTTTCTGCACCGTGCAATGGGCCGAAATCGAAAGCTGCCTCGGCGGCTGGATCGCCGAAGTAAAGCCGCAATTCGGCCCAGTGACCGCCAATAATTTCAATTTGACCGAGAAACTCGACCGCCGGCGCGTGGCTAGCGCGATCTGTCGGAGGGAAGCGCTGGCCCGAGAACTGCAGAACTCCGTCGGCCCAAGCGACCTGCTCTGCATCCCGACCGCCCCAACCCCTGCGCCGCTCAAAGACAGCGGCGCCCATCATCGTACTGGAGATTACTACCACCGCGCCCTGGCTCTCACTTCAATCGCCGGCATCGCACGCCTGCCGCAAGTCTCGATGCCATTGGCAGAAGTTGATGGCGCACCCTACGGGATATCGCTCGTTGCTGGTATCGGCGAAGATCGATTGCTGCTCGCTGCTGCCAGCGCAGTAGCCGCGAGTTCAATAGCGCAATAA
- a CDS encoding SMP-30/gluconolactonase/LRE family protein, producing the protein MTIVRPLALILSFAVGLSAAGAQDRLADILIDGENWELVAEGFKFTEGPAADSTGRLYFSDVPNNKIYRLNDRGVPEVFIQNSRGSNGLMFGPDGRLYACQFGKKRVVAYDSSGIETVIAADVLPNDLVVAGNGTVYFTEPDKRTVWYVPHRAGSAVPVDQGIQRPNGIILWPKQGTLVVADTAGQNLWTFRIDSNGLLSNKERFYAMLTPPDRGSSGADGMTVDTECRVYVATFLGVQVFDVEGRLIGIIQKPQSAFLSNLTFAGPKFDSLYATSTDKLFRRKTKATGVRYTKPEAVP; encoded by the coding sequence ATGACGATCGTTCGCCCTTTGGCATTGATTTTGTCGTTTGCCGTCGGCCTGTCGGCCGCCGGCGCTCAAGATCGGCTCGCGGACATCCTGATTGACGGCGAAAACTGGGAACTCGTCGCTGAGGGATTCAAATTCACGGAAGGCCCCGCGGCCGATTCGACCGGCAGACTCTATTTCAGCGATGTGCCAAACAACAAAATCTACCGATTGAATGACCGAGGCGTGCCGGAAGTGTTCATCCAAAACAGCCGCGGCAGCAACGGCCTGATGTTTGGTCCCGACGGCCGTTTATACGCTTGTCAATTCGGGAAAAAACGAGTCGTGGCTTACGATTCCAGCGGCATCGAAACGGTGATTGCCGCCGATGTCTTGCCCAACGATCTGGTGGTCGCCGGCAACGGTACGGTCTATTTCACCGAGCCGGATAAGCGAACTGTCTGGTATGTTCCTCATCGAGCGGGAAGCGCGGTCCCTGTCGATCAAGGCATCCAGAGGCCCAATGGAATCATCCTCTGGCCGAAACAGGGCACGCTGGTCGTTGCCGATACTGCGGGCCAAAATCTGTGGACATTTCGTATCGATTCCAACGGATTATTAAGCAACAAAGAGCGATTCTATGCGATGCTGACGCCCCCCGACCGCGGCTCCAGCGGTGCCGACGGCATGACGGTGGACACCGAGTGCCGCGTGTATGTTGCAACGTTTTTGGGCGTCCAGGTGTTCGACGTGGAAGGTCGGTTGATAGGAATTATCCAAAAACCTCAGTCGGCATTTCTGTCGAATCTGACATTTGCTGGCCCAAAATTCGATTCGCTTTATGCCACCAGCACGGATAAGCTATTTCGGCGGAAGACCAAGGCAACCGGGGTACGATATACCAAACCAGAGGCAGTGCCATAG
- a CDS encoding esterase family protein, which produces MRARQGLALLLSFSIVSITAADCVQSADDYQLGSDSMRHDGVPQGKVSQRHWASKVFAGSERDYWVYIPAQYDGKTPACVMIFQDGENYVKEDGPFRVPVVFDNLIHEKAMPVTIGVFVNPGVVPPTNGGEESRHNRSFEYDTLGDQYARFLLTEILPEVAKDHHLSDKPEHRAIAGISSGGICALTVAWERPDAFGKVMSHVGSFTNIRGGHVYPSLIRKSEPKPIRVYLQDGSGDLDNQHGNWPLANQEMAAALKYAKYDFRFDYGDGAHNGKHGGAVLPDALRWLWRDVRIDAE; this is translated from the coding sequence ATGCGCGCTCGTCAAGGTTTGGCGCTTCTACTGAGCTTTTCAATCGTATCAATCACGGCTGCCGATTGCGTGCAATCTGCCGACGATTATCAACTCGGGTCCGACTCGATGCGGCATGATGGAGTGCCCCAAGGCAAGGTCTCGCAGCGCCATTGGGCGAGCAAAGTCTTCGCAGGATCCGAGCGGGATTATTGGGTTTACATACCTGCGCAATACGACGGAAAAACGCCGGCATGCGTGATGATATTTCAAGACGGAGAGAATTACGTCAAGGAAGACGGCCCGTTTCGTGTGCCAGTCGTGTTTGACAATCTGATCCACGAGAAGGCGATGCCGGTGACGATCGGAGTGTTCGTCAATCCAGGCGTTGTTCCCCCGACGAACGGTGGCGAAGAATCGCGGCACAACCGCAGCTTTGAGTACGATACGCTGGGCGATCAATATGCGAGATTTCTACTCACCGAGATTCTGCCGGAAGTCGCCAAGGACCATCATCTATCGGACAAGCCAGAACATCGCGCCATTGCCGGCATCAGTAGCGGCGGAATTTGCGCCTTGACTGTCGCTTGGGAGCGCCCCGATGCCTTTGGCAAAGTGATGAGCCACGTCGGCAGTTTCACGAACATTCGCGGCGGCCACGTCTATCCTTCGTTGATTCGGAAGTCCGAGCCCAAACCAATTCGCGTTTATCTGCAAGACGGCTCCGGTGACTTGGACAACCAGCACGGCAATTGGCCGCTGGCAAACCAAGAGATGGCCGCGGCATTGAAATATGCCAAGTATGACTTTCGTTTTGACTATGGCGACGGCGCCCACAACGGCAAACACGGCGGAGCAGTATTGCCAGATGCATTACGATGGTTGTGGCGGGATGTAAGAATCGACGCGGAGTAA
- a CDS encoding aminotransferase class I/II-fold pyridoxal phosphate-dependent enzyme has product MHLDHLPGSFFGPSNLVDLLRHRAAHQSNDLGFLYLVDGEKEEIRWTYAELDRRARAIAAWLQSRNLQGERALLLYPTGLDFVAAFFGCVYAGVVAVPAYPPRKNRSLERIEAIADDAEAKVALSTQEVLDRVQGVLDENPGLRSLHWCATDRFPEGIERDWRQPEVHGDTLAFLQYTSGSTGTPKGVMLSHANLMHNSALISYAFEHTRSGVGVFWLPSYHDMGLIGGILQPMYYGRPNVLMSPMSFLQRPLRWLQAITKYKGTVSGGPNFAYDLCIRRISAEDRKDLDLSTWVLAFNGAEPIRPETLAEFARVFGPCGFRPEAFYPCYGLAEATLMVTGGLKSALPVVRTFDAKALESNRAIDALPEEEGTRSLVGCGTSLSDQDMAIVDPEMMTQCPVGRIGEIWVAGPSIAQGYWRRVDETTNTFRAYLKDSGRGPYLRTGDLGFVREGELFVTGRLKDLIIVHGRNYYPQDIEATVEHAHRLIRPMASAAFTVDVGRRERLGIVVEVERGRNRTEAELNEVFDAIRKVVSAEHEVPVEAIVLIKSGSIPKTSSGKIQRHACRNGFLRGDELEAIAQWHAWESPLVESAALTPTVEIALAQSTNGHLRSGLADRSSPISTATATIVMEQIAKVAKERAKGLMLDSNILEMSMDSLERMEIVAALEDTFGGRFPEDVLPDLILVRDVVAAVEKYLGKTPRKRDAVPTEETPASHYRVDQFPEYLALKQQWNALAGTGARNPFFTVHECVIDDTTIVGGRELISWSSYNYLGMSGDPVVSEAAKEAVDRFGTSVSASRLVSGEKTIHRELERAIASFVGVEDSVVFVSGHGTNETTIGHLFGPGDLILHDALAHNSIIQGSILSGARRRPFPHNDWQTLDQLLGDLRHEYRRVLIAIEGIYSMDGDYPDLPQFIEVKKKHKAMLLVDEAHSLGVMGPHGRGIGEHFDVDPADVEIWMGTLSKSLGSCGGYVAGGKALIEYLKYTAPGFVFSNGMSPPNAAAALAALRLLEEESERVDRLASNSKLFLALARERGLNTGRSRDSAVVPVILGNSLHALQLSQALFAAGINVQPILHPAVEESAARLRFFITSRHTEDQIRTTVDAVAEQLKKIDPSHLRHKAVAQQQQVGV; this is encoded by the coding sequence GTGCATCTCGATCACTTACCTGGATCGTTTTTTGGACCATCAAATCTGGTCGATTTACTACGCCATCGTGCCGCCCACCAGTCCAACGACCTGGGCTTCTTGTATTTGGTCGACGGCGAAAAAGAAGAAATCCGCTGGACCTATGCCGAACTTGACCGTCGAGCGCGGGCGATCGCAGCGTGGCTGCAATCGCGCAATTTGCAAGGCGAGCGAGCGCTCCTGTTGTATCCGACTGGCTTGGATTTCGTCGCCGCCTTTTTCGGCTGTGTATACGCGGGGGTCGTCGCAGTGCCGGCCTATCCTCCGCGAAAAAATCGCTCGTTGGAACGCATCGAAGCGATCGCCGACGACGCCGAGGCGAAAGTCGCCCTCAGCACTCAAGAAGTCCTGGATCGCGTGCAGGGCGTGCTCGATGAAAATCCCGGTTTGCGATCGTTGCATTGGTGTGCTACCGACCGTTTCCCTGAAGGCATCGAACGCGATTGGCGACAGCCGGAGGTTCACGGCGACACGCTAGCCTTCTTGCAATATACGTCTGGCTCGACCGGGACGCCGAAGGGCGTCATGCTCAGCCACGCGAACTTAATGCACAATTCCGCGCTGATTAGCTATGCCTTCGAGCATACGCGCAGCGGCGTCGGAGTATTTTGGCTCCCCAGCTATCACGACATGGGCCTCATTGGCGGCATATTGCAGCCGATGTACTATGGCCGGCCCAATGTGCTGATGTCTCCGATGTCGTTCTTGCAGCGCCCGCTGCGCTGGCTACAAGCGATCACCAAATACAAGGGCACGGTCAGCGGCGGGCCAAATTTTGCCTACGATTTGTGTATCCGACGCATTTCTGCCGAGGATCGCAAGGACTTGGACTTGAGCACATGGGTGCTGGCATTCAACGGCGCCGAACCGATTCGCCCAGAAACGCTGGCTGAATTCGCCAGAGTCTTCGGCCCGTGCGGCTTTAGACCGGAAGCGTTCTATCCGTGCTACGGGCTGGCGGAGGCAACGCTGATGGTCACTGGCGGCCTGAAGTCGGCGCTTCCTGTGGTTCGTACCTTTGACGCCAAAGCATTGGAAAGCAATCGAGCGATCGATGCGCTCCCCGAAGAAGAAGGAACTCGCTCGTTGGTTGGTTGCGGCACATCGCTCTCCGATCAAGACATGGCCATCGTCGATCCTGAAATGATGACCCAATGTCCTGTCGGCCGGATTGGCGAGATTTGGGTCGCCGGTCCCAGCATCGCCCAAGGCTATTGGCGACGCGTGGACGAGACGACCAATACTTTCCGAGCATATTTGAAAGATTCCGGTCGCGGGCCGTATTTGCGCACCGGCGACCTGGGCTTTGTGCGCGAGGGGGAATTGTTCGTCACCGGCCGCTTGAAAGATTTGATCATTGTTCACGGCCGCAATTACTACCCACAAGACATCGAAGCGACGGTCGAGCATGCGCATCGATTGATCCGGCCGATGGCCTCGGCGGCATTCACCGTCGATGTTGGGCGGCGAGAGCGGCTGGGAATCGTCGTTGAAGTTGAACGTGGCCGAAATCGAACTGAAGCCGAGCTGAACGAAGTGTTCGACGCCATCCGCAAGGTGGTTTCTGCAGAACACGAAGTACCGGTCGAGGCTATCGTCCTGATCAAGTCCGGCAGCATTCCCAAGACATCGAGTGGAAAAATTCAACGCCATGCTTGCCGCAACGGTTTCTTGCGAGGCGACGAGTTGGAAGCGATTGCTCAATGGCACGCATGGGAATCGCCATTGGTCGAAAGTGCGGCTTTGACACCAACCGTGGAAATTGCTTTGGCGCAATCGACCAACGGTCATCTTCGCAGTGGCTTGGCCGATCGCTCGTCGCCGATTTCGACTGCAACGGCGACCATCGTGATGGAGCAAATCGCCAAAGTTGCCAAAGAGCGGGCCAAAGGCCTGATGCTCGACTCGAATATCCTCGAAATGAGCATGGATTCGCTCGAGCGAATGGAAATCGTCGCCGCCCTCGAAGACACCTTCGGCGGCCGATTTCCTGAAGACGTGTTGCCAGACTTGATCTTGGTGCGCGATGTCGTCGCAGCGGTCGAAAAGTATCTCGGCAAGACGCCACGAAAGCGTGACGCGGTGCCGACCGAGGAAACTCCAGCCAGTCATTATCGCGTCGATCAGTTTCCAGAGTACTTGGCGCTGAAGCAGCAATGGAACGCGCTTGCCGGCACCGGCGCGCGAAACCCGTTCTTCACCGTTCACGAGTGCGTGATCGATGACACAACCATCGTCGGCGGACGCGAGTTGATAAGCTGGTCGAGCTACAACTATCTAGGAATGTCGGGCGATCCAGTCGTGTCCGAGGCGGCGAAAGAAGCCGTCGATCGCTTCGGAACGAGCGTTTCCGCCAGCCGACTCGTTTCCGGCGAAAAGACGATTCACCGAGAATTAGAACGTGCCATCGCCAGCTTCGTCGGCGTTGAAGACTCCGTCGTGTTCGTTTCCGGCCATGGCACCAACGAAACGACGATCGGCCATCTGTTTGGCCCAGGTGACCTAATCCTGCACGATGCACTCGCGCACAACAGCATCATCCAAGGTTCGATACTCAGTGGTGCCCGACGACGGCCATTTCCACACAACGATTGGCAAACGCTCGACCAATTGCTCGGCGACTTGCGGCACGAGTACCGACGAGTGCTGATCGCCATCGAAGGTATCTACAGCATGGACGGCGACTACCCCGATCTGCCGCAGTTCATCGAAGTGAAAAAGAAACACAAGGCGATGCTGTTGGTCGACGAAGCCCATTCGCTCGGCGTGATGGGGCCTCATGGCCGCGGGATCGGCGAACATTTCGATGTCGATCCGGCAGACGTCGAAATCTGGATGGGCACGCTTTCCAAATCGCTCGGCAGTTGCGGCGGATACGTTGCCGGCGGCAAAGCGCTGATCGAGTATTTGAAGTACACAGCCCCTGGCTTCGTCTTCAGCAACGGCATGTCGCCTCCCAATGCCGCGGCGGCATTGGCTGCGCTGCGGCTTTTAGAAGAAGAATCGGAGCGGGTCGATCGATTGGCATCTAACAGCAAGCTGTTTCTGGCATTGGCCCGCGAGCGCGGCCTGAATACCGGTCGCAGCCGCGATTCGGCAGTGGTGCCGGTGATCTTGGGCAATTCGCTGCACGCCCTGCAATTATCCCAGGCCCTGTTCGCCGCTGGGATCAATGTCCAGCCGATTTTGCACCCCGCCGTTGAGGAAAGTGCGGCCCGGTTGCGATTCTTTATCACGTCACGTCATACCGAAGATCAAATCCGCACGACGGTCGACGCGGTCGCTGAACAGCTCAAGAAAATCGATCCGTCGCACCTGCGGCACAAGGCCGTGGCGCAGCAACAGCAAGTGGGGGTTTGA
- a CDS encoding cupin domain-containing protein — translation MAILIDKPAVIQAAGNKPKQIEEFIGRVNSATSALSIARMKSPPGWVEPGQQPEFDEYSIVLDGMLRVTTREETFDVHPGQAVIAVAGQWVQYSTPGDDGAEYIAVCLPGFSPQAVHRDT, via the coding sequence ATGGCAATACTCATCGACAAACCCGCCGTCATCCAGGCCGCCGGCAACAAGCCGAAACAAATCGAGGAATTCATTGGTCGCGTTAATTCCGCGACGTCGGCCTTGAGCATCGCACGAATGAAAAGCCCGCCAGGGTGGGTCGAGCCTGGGCAACAACCCGAGTTTGACGAATACTCAATCGTGCTCGACGGCATGTTACGCGTTACGACTCGCGAGGAAACATTCGACGTACACCCAGGCCAAGCGGTCATCGCGGTTGCCGGCCAATGGGTGCAATACAGCACGCCTGGAGACGACGGCGCGGAATATATCGCCGTTTGCCTGCCGGGCTTCTCGCCGCAGGCAGTGCATCGCGATACTTGA